The Planococcus liqunii genome includes a region encoding these proteins:
- a CDS encoding sulfite exporter TauE/SafE family protein, whose product MEFVLIAIVGLLSGIVGALIGLGGGVILVPAMLFLGTAFTFFPELSPQKIVGLSVIMMIFTGLSSTLSYMKVKTVDYRSGFIFFAGSAPGTIIGAFVNKGLDLPSFNLYFGILLVFLAALLLVRDRLKEVHWFVDNGKKYHFKDSMNKEYVYGYPIWAALVLTFAVGFASGLFGIGGGSMMVPAMILLFLFPPHVAVGTSMFMVFLSAIVNSITHFSLGNIPWIYTLAVVPGAYIGAKIGAGLNKKLQSETLVVILRIALLVLGLRSIYEGLFSS is encoded by the coding sequence ATGGAGTTTGTGCTAATTGCGATTGTTGGCTTATTGTCAGGAATCGTAGGTGCGTTGATCGGCCTTGGCGGAGGGGTCATTCTCGTTCCGGCCATGCTGTTTCTCGGCACGGCGTTTACGTTTTTCCCTGAGTTGTCACCACAGAAAATTGTTGGGCTATCGGTGATCATGATGATTTTTACAGGGCTATCCTCCACTTTGTCTTATATGAAAGTGAAAACCGTCGATTACCGAAGCGGATTTATCTTTTTTGCAGGAAGTGCTCCTGGAACCATTATTGGAGCATTTGTGAATAAAGGGCTAGATTTGCCTTCTTTTAACTTGTATTTCGGCATTTTGCTGGTCTTCCTGGCGGCTTTGCTGTTAGTTCGGGACCGGCTAAAAGAAGTCCACTGGTTTGTCGACAACGGCAAAAAGTATCATTTTAAGGATTCTATGAACAAGGAATATGTTTATGGATACCCGATTTGGGCGGCGCTTGTGCTGACATTTGCTGTCGGTTTTGCTTCCGGCCTGTTTGGCATCGGCGGCGGCTCGATGATGGTGCCAGCCATGATTCTGCTGTTCTTATTCCCGCCGCACGTGGCAGTCGGTACTTCCATGTTCATGGTGTTTTTATCGGCGATTGTCAACTCCATCACCCATTTTTCACTTGGCAACATTCCATGGATTTACACATTGGCTGTAGTGCCCGGAGCTTATATCGGGGCGAAAATAGGGGCAGGGTTAAACAAAAAACTTCAGTCTGAGACGCTTGTCGTCATATTGCGCATTGCCTTATTGGTGTTGGGGCTGCGCTCGATCTACGAAGGATTATTCAGTTCTTAA
- a CDS encoding bifunctional metallophosphatase/5'-nucleotidase produces MGETIHIYHTNDLHSHFSNWPRIKNLLAERKRWHEEEGDICLILDIGDHVDRSHPYTEGTAGKGNVELLNDAEYDAVTIGNNEGITLSKEELDELYVQADFDVIVANLHEPNGDRPEWAKPHRLIETKSGYTIGLVGATAEFTPFYKRLGWTISDAKNAIIEAVEAIKGEADLIICLSHLGVKEDEYLAELCPDIDVILGAHTHHIFHEGKLIGNTLLGAAGKFGMYIGHVTIEPFLQEKKAQLIETATLQNSDDTFNELLIEQGKAQLDEPIFYNEKELKAEWFKDSALAELFGEALLEFSGAPCALFNAGLFMEDMPIGKATRYDFHKMLPHPINPCLIELTGAELKEIYMQSLNAEWPHIELKGMGFRGAVVGKMIRVGLELRNHQLFVGGKPAAHDETFELITLDMFTFGYFFPSLKRAPKKYFMPEFLRDVFSQYFRSKAIR; encoded by the coding sequence ATGGGTGAGACCATTCATATATATCATACAAACGATTTGCACAGCCATTTTTCGAATTGGCCGCGCATCAAGAACTTACTGGCTGAGCGGAAGCGCTGGCATGAGGAAGAAGGGGACATCTGCCTGATTCTCGATATCGGCGACCATGTCGACCGCTCGCATCCTTACACGGAAGGAACAGCCGGAAAAGGCAATGTGGAATTGCTGAATGATGCCGAGTACGATGCGGTAACCATCGGCAATAATGAGGGCATTACGCTGTCCAAAGAAGAATTGGACGAATTATATGTACAAGCTGATTTTGACGTGATTGTCGCTAATTTGCATGAGCCGAACGGCGACCGTCCCGAATGGGCAAAACCGCACCGGCTGATCGAAACAAAAAGCGGGTATACCATTGGTCTCGTCGGCGCTACGGCCGAATTCACCCCGTTCTATAAACGCCTCGGCTGGACGATTTCAGACGCTAAAAACGCCATTATAGAGGCTGTAGAGGCTATTAAAGGAGAGGCAGACCTGATTATCTGCCTATCGCATTTGGGCGTCAAGGAAGACGAATATTTAGCGGAATTATGCCCGGACATTGACGTGATTCTAGGAGCCCATACACACCATATTTTTCATGAAGGAAAATTAATCGGCAATACTTTGCTCGGTGCCGCTGGAAAATTTGGCATGTACATTGGCCATGTCACCATCGAGCCCTTTCTCCAGGAGAAAAAAGCGCAATTGATTGAAACCGCGACGCTGCAAAACAGCGACGACACATTCAACGAGCTGCTGATTGAACAAGGCAAAGCGCAATTGGATGAGCCGATTTTTTATAATGAGAAAGAGTTGAAGGCGGAATGGTTCAAAGACTCCGCACTTGCTGAATTGTTTGGCGAAGCCTTGCTGGAATTTTCAGGTGCTCCTTGTGCGTTATTTAATGCCGGGTTGTTTATGGAAGACATGCCGATCGGAAAAGCAACCCGCTACGACTTCCATAAAATGCTGCCGCATCCGATTAATCCGTGTTTGATCGAGCTGACCGGGGCAGAGCTGAAAGAAATTTATATGCAGTCCTTAAATGCAGAGTGGCCGCATATTGAATTGAAAGGGATGGGGTTCCGGGGAGCAGTGGTCGGCAAAATGATCCGGGTGGGCCTGGAGTTGAGAAATCATCAGCTGTTTGTCGGCGGAAAACCGGCAGCCCACGACGAAACCTTCGAACTGATTACATTGGATATGTTTACGTTCGGCTACTTTTTCCCATCGCTGAAGCGCGCTCCGAAAAAGTATTTTATGCCCGAATTCCTGCGGGACGTTTTCAGCCAGTATTTCCGGAGCAAAGCCATCCGTTGA
- a CDS encoding DUF86 domain-containing protein yields MYFIDRNQITETASHMAALIDLFEEKKEWTSLLDHLALERLANNLIESMIDMGNSMIDGFIMRDPGSYEDIIDILVDEKVITAEMDEPLKKVIGLRKMLVREFMKVDHQELVDVIRANYVPLKDFAPKVEHYLEHELGPVSAFLPESNNEKL; encoded by the coding sequence ATGTATTTTATAGATAGAAACCAAATTACAGAAACAGCAAGCCACATGGCTGCGCTGATTGATTTGTTCGAGGAAAAGAAAGAGTGGACATCGTTGCTGGACCATTTGGCATTGGAGCGCCTTGCGAATAATTTGATTGAGTCGATGATCGATATGGGAAATTCCATGATTGACGGATTTATCATGCGCGATCCTGGCAGCTATGAGGACATCATTGATATTCTGGTGGACGAAAAAGTCATTACGGCAGAAATGGATGAACCATTGAAAAAGGTGATTGGGCTTCGGAAAATGCTGGTACGGGAATTTATGAAAGTGGACCATCAGGAATTGGTGGATGTTATTCGTGCAAACTACGTGCCATTGAAAGACTTTGCGCCGAAAGTTGAACATTATTTAGAGCATGAGCTGGGGCCGGTATCTGCATTTTTGCCGGAGTCTAACAATGAAAAATTATAA
- a CDS encoding TIGR01457 family HAD-type hydrolase, producing the protein MKNYKAYCLDLDGTVYRGTEPIAEAVDFVRRLQTEGIEPFFVTNNASMTQLQLHQKLARFGIDTTESQIMSSALAAAKYIKRWYPNKTVFVIGSDGLHQALAQEGISQVEQDADIVVMGIDPAVNYEKLATACLEVRKGAVFLSTNRDLAFPSERGLLPGNGAFTTLVAASTGVDPVYIGKPEGHMLDAILYEHGFEKNDMVMIGDNYDTDILAGVHFEIDTVHVNTGVTPMEDVMKKDVQPTHLLEHLGFWTL; encoded by the coding sequence ATGAAAAATTATAAAGCTTACTGCCTGGATTTAGACGGCACGGTCTACCGGGGAACAGAACCCATCGCAGAAGCGGTGGATTTTGTCCGCCGTCTTCAAACAGAAGGCATTGAACCGTTTTTTGTTACAAATAATGCTTCGATGACCCAGTTGCAGCTCCATCAAAAGCTCGCGCGATTTGGCATTGATACAACAGAGTCCCAAATTATGTCTTCCGCACTTGCTGCCGCCAAATACATCAAGCGCTGGTATCCGAATAAGACGGTCTTTGTAATCGGTTCAGACGGCCTGCATCAAGCGTTAGCGCAAGAAGGCATCTCGCAAGTTGAACAGGACGCCGATATCGTGGTGATGGGGATAGACCCTGCAGTCAACTATGAGAAACTGGCAACGGCATGCCTGGAAGTCCGTAAAGGCGCCGTCTTTTTATCAACTAACCGCGATTTGGCATTTCCGTCGGAAAGAGGCTTGCTCCCAGGAAACGGGGCATTTACGACGCTTGTTGCTGCTTCGACAGGAGTGGATCCGGTGTATATCGGCAAACCGGAAGGGCATATGCTCGACGCCATTCTTTATGAACACGGATTTGAAAAAAACGACATGGTCATGATCGGAGACAATTACGACACTGATATTTTAGCAGGCGTCCATTTTGAAATTGATACGGTCCACGTCAATACCGGTGTTACGCCAATGGAAGATGTTATGAAAAAAGATGTCCAGCCGACGCATCTGCTGGAACACCTTGGATTTTGGACATTATAA
- the lipA gene encoding lipoyl synthase — translation MSVEQEHLRKPDWLKIKLNTNENYTDLKKMMRENNLNTVCEEARCPNIHECWGTRRTATFMILGAVCTRACRFCAVKTGLPNELDLQEPERVAKSVQLMNLKHTVITAVARDDLKDGGSEVFAETVRAIKRLNPFTTVEVLPSDMGGVYENLERLMVAEPDILNHNIETVRRLTPRVRARATYDRSLELLKRAKEIRPEIPTKSSLMIGLGETKEEILEVMDDLRANDVDIMTIGQYLQPSKKHLKVQKYYSPKEFKDLWEIAMEKGFSHCQSGPLVRSSYHADEQVNAAAKERQRLGDIQAAVSNS, via the coding sequence GTGTCAGTTGAACAGGAACATCTAAGGAAGCCCGATTGGTTAAAGATCAAACTCAACACAAATGAAAACTATACGGATCTGAAAAAGATGATGCGGGAAAACAACCTGAATACGGTTTGTGAAGAAGCCCGTTGCCCAAACATCCATGAATGCTGGGGAACCCGCAGAACGGCCACTTTTATGATTCTAGGGGCTGTTTGTACCCGTGCCTGCCGTTTTTGTGCAGTTAAGACTGGGTTGCCGAATGAACTGGATCTTCAGGAACCGGAACGTGTAGCAAAATCTGTGCAATTGATGAATTTAAAGCATACAGTAATAACAGCTGTAGCCCGCGATGACCTAAAAGACGGCGGCTCGGAAGTGTTTGCTGAAACTGTTCGCGCCATCAAACGTTTAAATCCATTTACGACTGTTGAAGTTCTGCCTTCTGATATGGGCGGAGTGTATGAAAACCTGGAACGCCTGATGGTGGCGGAACCCGATATTTTAAATCACAATATCGAAACCGTCCGAAGATTGACGCCGAGAGTCCGTGCACGGGCAACGTATGACCGTTCGCTCGAACTATTGAAACGGGCAAAAGAAATCCGTCCGGAAATTCCGACTAAGTCTTCACTGATGATCGGACTGGGCGAAACAAAAGAAGAAATACTTGAAGTCATGGACGATTTGCGGGCAAATGATGTTGATATCATGACAATTGGCCAGTATTTGCAGCCCTCCAAAAAACACTTGAAGGTGCAGAAATACTATTCACCAAAAGAGTTTAAGGACCTGTGGGAAATTGCAATGGAAAAAGGATTTTCGCATTGCCAGTCAGGGCCGCTCGTCCGCAGCAGCTACCATGCGGATGAGCAAGTCAACGCAGCCGCAAAAGAACGCCAGCGTCTTGGAGATATACAAGCAGCTGTTTCAAACAGCTAA
- a CDS encoding DUF72 domain-containing protein, with the protein MIYVGLTGWGDHPDVYSPGSKKTEKLIDYSSHFPIVELDSSFYAVQPERNIRKWINETPEGFQFVVKAYQGMTGHQRGENPFDSRDEMFEAFRLSIRPLKEAGKLAMVLLQFPPWFDCQRDNVEQIREIVGRLQEFDLAIEFRHQSWYAPELKEKTIEFLRENNLIHSVCDEPQAGDGSIPLVPISTREDKVLFRLHGRNVHGWLNPGNAKKWREVRYLYDYNKKELEEISEAVASLEKSTDKVYVIFNNNSGGHAAGDAKQFQEMNGLEFQGLNEKQLDLFEGEF; encoded by the coding sequence ATGATATACGTTGGTTTGACAGGTTGGGGCGACCATCCGGACGTCTACAGCCCAGGCTCAAAGAAAACAGAAAAACTAATTGACTACAGCTCGCATTTTCCAATCGTTGAATTGGATTCATCGTTCTATGCAGTCCAGCCCGAGCGCAATATCCGCAAATGGATCAACGAGACGCCGGAAGGATTTCAGTTTGTGGTGAAAGCGTATCAAGGCATGACCGGGCATCAGCGCGGGGAAAACCCATTCGATAGCCGCGACGAAATGTTTGAAGCATTCCGCTTGTCGATTCGGCCTTTAAAGGAAGCGGGGAAGCTGGCGATGGTGCTGCTTCAGTTTCCGCCTTGGTTTGATTGCCAGCGGGACAATGTCGAACAAATCCGGGAGATTGTCGGGCGTTTGCAGGAATTTGATTTGGCAATCGAGTTTCGCCACCAATCGTGGTATGCTCCGGAACTAAAGGAGAAGACGATTGAATTTTTAAGGGAAAACAACTTGATCCATTCAGTTTGCGATGAACCGCAGGCAGGAGACGGTTCCATTCCATTAGTGCCGATTTCCACCCGAGAAGACAAAGTGCTCTTTCGGCTGCACGGCCGCAATGTCCACGGCTGGCTGAATCCGGGCAATGCCAAAAAATGGCGGGAAGTCCGTTACTTATATGATTACAATAAAAAAGAGCTGGAAGAAATTAGCGAAGCCGTTGCATCCTTAGAAAAATCCACTGATAAGGTGTATGTGATTTTCAATAACAACTCCGGCGGCCATGCGGCGGGAGACGCCAAACAATTCCAAGAGATGAATGGATTGGAATTTCAAGGACTCAATGAGAAACAGCTCGATTTGTTTGAAGGTGAATTTTAA
- a CDS encoding YutD family protein, with the protein MVILDQWEYEVIIDYREGFQQEALANRYSEILAKYDYILGDWGYGQLRLKGFFEDTNHKATYDTKISTLQDYLYEYCNFGCAYFVIKKVGKAPAPEPEQQPETLETDS; encoded by the coding sequence ATGGTTATATTAGATCAATGGGAATATGAAGTGATAATCGATTACCGGGAAGGATTTCAGCAAGAGGCACTGGCCAACCGCTACAGCGAAATCCTGGCGAAATACGATTATATACTGGGAGACTGGGGATATGGCCAGCTCCGCTTAAAAGGCTTTTTTGAAGATACCAATCATAAAGCGACTTATGACACAAAAATCAGCACCTTGCAGGATTATTTGTATGAGTACTGCAATTTCGGCTGTGCCTATTTTGTCATCAAGAAAGTGGGCAAAGCCCCTGCACCAGAACCTGAACAACAACCGGAAACCCTCGAGACAGATTCATAA
- a CDS encoding YuzB family protein → MKPIVEFCISNIANGSQESFEKLERDPNLDVLEYGCLSYCTKCSESLYALVNGEIVEADSPEELTKNVYEFIEENPLF, encoded by the coding sequence ATGAAACCAATTGTGGAATTTTGCATCAGCAATATAGCAAATGGATCACAAGAATCTTTTGAAAAACTGGAACGGGATCCCAATCTTGATGTCCTGGAATATGGCTGTTTAAGTTATTGCACAAAATGTTCGGAATCTCTATATGCACTCGTAAATGGTGAAATCGTAGAAGCAGATTCGCCCGAAGAGCTGACCAAGAATGTTTATGAGTTTATAGAAGAAAATCCTTTATTCTAA
- a CDS encoding sodium-dependent transporter, translating into MERSQWGTRAGFVMAAIGSAVGLGNIWRFPYVAYENGGGAFFIPYLFALLTAGIPILIMEFTIGQKFRGSAPLSFFRMSGKKLEWLGWWAVFVSFIISCYYAVIIAWAIRYTIFSFNLAWGSDTEGFLFNEFLHLTVQPGQTGGIVWGVFIPLAFVWIITLGILFAGVKKGIELANRIFIPTLVVIFLIVVLRAVTLDGALMGLDAFFKPNIEELMNPAVWVAAYGHIFFSLSVAFAIMITYASYLPKKSDLTNNAFITGFANSAFELLAGIGIFAALGFMANQQGVAVADVAAAGVGLAFVVFPQIINEFPGFNGLFGALFFLSLTLAGLTSLISITETYVAGVSEKFGISRNKSLAFGGGLAALISILFATQGGLYFLDVVDYFINQFGVAFIGLVEVILVVWVFRKADMLKGHADAISDIRLGGWWKICLGIVTPIVLGYMMFGLFKVNLLKQFDTENGNYEGYSDMFIMSAGVTVAAAAIILGVLASFGKWHKDHAEFEEEK; encoded by the coding sequence ATGGAACGTTCGCAATGGGGTACGCGAGCCGGTTTCGTTATGGCGGCAATCGGTTCCGCAGTAGGTTTAGGAAACATTTGGCGTTTTCCATACGTCGCTTATGAAAATGGTGGAGGAGCATTCTTTATACCGTACTTATTCGCTCTGCTTACAGCAGGAATCCCGATTTTAATCATGGAATTCACCATTGGTCAAAAGTTTCGTGGATCAGCGCCCCTATCATTCTTTAGAATGAGTGGGAAAAAACTGGAATGGCTCGGATGGTGGGCAGTTTTCGTATCGTTTATCATTTCCTGTTATTATGCTGTTATTATCGCCTGGGCAATTCGCTATACCATCTTCTCATTCAATTTAGCGTGGGGATCAGATACAGAAGGGTTCTTGTTTAATGAATTTTTACATTTAACGGTGCAGCCTGGGCAAACGGGCGGAATTGTATGGGGAGTCTTTATTCCATTAGCATTTGTTTGGATAATTACGCTTGGAATATTATTTGCCGGTGTCAAAAAGGGGATTGAACTGGCAAACCGCATCTTTATACCGACACTTGTTGTTATTTTCTTAATCGTCGTGTTGCGTGCTGTAACTTTAGATGGCGCGTTGATGGGGCTTGATGCATTCTTCAAGCCGAATATTGAAGAGCTTATGAACCCGGCAGTTTGGGTCGCAGCTTATGGTCATATTTTCTTTAGCTTATCTGTAGCATTTGCCATCATGATTACTTACGCAAGTTACCTTCCAAAAAAATCAGATTTGACCAATAATGCATTCATTACGGGATTTGCCAACTCAGCATTCGAGTTGCTTGCCGGTATTGGGATATTTGCCGCTTTAGGCTTTATGGCAAATCAGCAGGGAGTTGCAGTTGCAGATGTAGCAGCAGCCGGCGTTGGTTTGGCGTTTGTGGTATTCCCGCAGATTATCAATGAATTTCCCGGCTTCAATGGCTTGTTTGGAGCACTATTCTTCTTGTCATTGACGCTTGCCGGACTGACTTCATTGATTTCAATTACAGAAACTTATGTAGCCGGCGTTTCAGAGAAATTTGGCATTTCTCGAAATAAATCCTTGGCTTTTGGTGGCGGACTGGCTGCTTTGATTTCAATTTTGTTTGCTACTCAAGGCGGATTGTACTTCCTGGATGTAGTCGATTACTTCATCAATCAGTTCGGGGTAGCTTTCATCGGTTTAGTAGAAGTTATCTTAGTGGTGTGGGTATTCCGAAAAGCGGATATGCTTAAAGGCCATGCTGATGCTATTTCGGATATCCGGCTTGGCGGATGGTGGAAAATCTGCTTGGGTATCGTGACGCCGATTGTATTAGGATATATGATGTTCGGGTTGTTTAAAGTGAATCTTTTAAAACAGTTTGATACAGAGAATGGAAATTACGAGGGTTATTCCGACATGTTTATCATGTCAGCTGGAGTAACAGTAGCTGCAGCGGCCATTATCTTAGGTGTGTTGGCGTCTTTTGGAAAATGGCATAAAGACCATGCAGAATTTGAAGAAGAAAAATAA
- a CDS encoding DNA alkylation repair protein gives MKKAWDHKGMIEKFKARRNEELAVPMSAYMRHQFAFLGIKTPLRKTLLKEQFSEYHLPEPERLKEEVWKLYELPEREYQYAAIALLEKMVKHLSLADLPFLRQLIESKSWWDSVDAIAPRTVGLVVKNERAAGTRAMLEWSQAENMWTNRAAILHQLKYKQETDTMILSRIILEHAASPEFFIQKSTGWALREYAKTDADWVRSFVLENELMPLSKREAVKNIN, from the coding sequence ATGAAAAAAGCATGGGACCATAAAGGAATGATCGAGAAATTCAAAGCCCGTCGCAACGAAGAGCTTGCTGTGCCGATGAGCGCTTATATGCGACATCAATTTGCCTTTCTTGGCATCAAAACACCCTTACGGAAAACCTTGCTGAAGGAACAGTTTAGCGAATATCATCTCCCTGAGCCCGAGCGTTTAAAAGAAGAAGTATGGAAACTGTATGAACTGCCGGAACGCGAGTACCAGTATGCGGCCATCGCTTTGCTCGAAAAAATGGTTAAGCACTTGTCGCTTGCTGATCTGCCCTTTTTGCGGCAATTGATCGAAAGCAAGTCCTGGTGGGACAGTGTGGATGCCATCGCACCGCGGACAGTTGGCCTTGTGGTCAAAAATGAACGGGCTGCCGGAACGCGTGCCATGCTCGAATGGTCGCAAGCAGAAAACATGTGGACAAACCGCGCCGCTATTCTTCATCAATTAAAATACAAACAAGAAACCGACACGATGATCCTTAGCCGGATTATTCTCGAACACGCCGCTTCGCCTGAATTCTTTATCCAGAAATCCACCGGCTGGGCACTTCGCGAATACGCCAAAACCGATGCCGACTGGGTACGATCTTTTGTCTTGGAAAACGAACTGATGCCCCTCAGCAAACGGGAAGCAGTGAAAAATATTAACTGA
- a CDS encoding Na+/H+ antiporter NhaC family protein — MENTFFSILPPIIAIVMVLLTRRVLLSLGAGIVAGALILTSFAPLEALREVYNSFAITFWDEGFNAYNVFIILFLLLLGIITAFVSLSGGSHAFAEWAATRIKSRRGAKILTVMLGMVIFIDDYFNALAVGQVARPITDRYKVSRAKLAYFIDSTAAPVCVISPVSSWGAAIIGIVATILAGQSYVQMSALQAFVWMAPMNFYVIATLAIVFFIAIRDVDFGAMRKHEIRAIETGELYDANKTIPGEMKEDFPTHSHGHVMDLLLPIILLIAGTVGSMLYTGYQNAGQIFDIWLIFENTDVPTSLLVGGLLGAVSSILLYVRQFKKNKTANATWMFKGIAEGIKSMSGAVFILIFAWSLSYLIDALQTGLYLADLVTAWNLPTAVLPVLLYVLAGFMAFSTGTSWGSFGILLPIAGNIMAQAAPELLLPALAAVLAGAVFGDHCSPISDTTILSSTGAGSNHMDHVLTQLPYALTAAAIGAVGYIVIGFTGSLWLALASVIVILVILFVIWSKQGSLVGKQVNTQ; from the coding sequence ATGGAAAACACTTTTTTTTCGATCTTGCCGCCAATCATTGCGATTGTCATGGTGCTGCTGACTCGCCGCGTGCTTTTATCGCTCGGCGCGGGAATTGTGGCGGGTGCTTTGATTTTAACATCGTTTGCGCCGCTGGAAGCATTGCGGGAAGTTTATAATTCATTTGCCATTACGTTCTGGGACGAAGGCTTTAACGCTTATAACGTCTTCATCATTCTGTTCCTGCTCTTGCTCGGAATCATCACTGCGTTCGTCAGTTTGTCCGGCGGAAGCCATGCTTTTGCAGAGTGGGCAGCTACACGCATCAAGAGCCGCCGAGGCGCTAAAATTCTTACAGTAATGCTTGGCATGGTTATATTTATCGATGATTACTTTAATGCCTTGGCAGTTGGACAAGTGGCGCGTCCAATTACGGACCGCTATAAAGTATCCCGTGCTAAACTGGCATACTTCATCGATTCTACCGCTGCACCGGTCTGTGTCATTTCACCGGTATCCAGCTGGGGAGCAGCAATTATCGGGATTGTAGCAACAATTTTAGCGGGCCAAAGCTATGTACAGATGTCTGCTCTCCAAGCTTTCGTATGGATGGCGCCGATGAACTTTTACGTCATAGCCACCTTGGCCATTGTCTTTTTCATTGCCATTCGCGACGTGGATTTTGGTGCGATGAGAAAACACGAAATCCGTGCCATCGAAACAGGTGAATTATATGATGCCAATAAAACAATTCCAGGTGAAATGAAGGAAGATTTCCCGACGCATTCCCATGGCCATGTCATGGATTTATTGCTGCCAATCATCTTGCTGATTGCCGGAACTGTCGGTTCTATGCTGTACACAGGTTACCAGAATGCTGGACAAATTTTTGATATCTGGTTAATTTTCGAAAACACCGACGTACCAACTTCCTTACTGGTAGGAGGGCTGCTCGGAGCGGTTTCTTCTATTCTGTTGTACGTGAGACAATTTAAAAAGAACAAAACGGCCAATGCGACATGGATGTTTAAAGGGATTGCTGAAGGCATTAAGTCCATGTCCGGAGCGGTGTTCATTTTAATCTTTGCCTGGTCGTTGAGCTACTTGATCGATGCCCTTCAAACCGGCTTGTATTTGGCAGACCTTGTCACTGCATGGAACTTGCCGACAGCAGTTTTGCCGGTATTGTTATATGTACTTGCAGGGTTTATGGCATTTTCAACAGGAACTTCATGGGGGTCGTTCGGAATATTGCTTCCGATCGCAGGAAATATTATGGCTCAGGCGGCGCCTGAACTTTTGTTGCCGGCATTGGCAGCAGTATTGGCAGGAGCCGTATTCGGCGACCATTGCTCACCTATTTCGGATACCACGATTTTGTCGTCGACGGGAGCGGGGAGCAACCATATGGATCACGTCTTAACGCAATTGCCTTATGCATTGACCGCTGCTGCGATTGGCGCGGTAGGGTATATTGTCATAGGGTTTACCGGTTCGCTTTGGCTGGCACTAGCATCCGTTATTGTTATTTTAGTGATATTGTTTGTAATCTGGTCTAAGCAGGGTTCTTTAGTTGGAAAACAAGTAAATACTCAATAA
- a CDS encoding methionine/alanine import family NSS transporter small subunit: protein MSTSAIVVMIIGMVIIWGGLVASIMHAVSKSRAAKRAA from the coding sequence ATGTCAACAAGCGCAATCGTAGTAATGATTATCGGAATGGTCATCATTTGGGGCGGATTAGTGGCAAGCATCATGCACGCCGTCAGCAAAAGCAGAGCTGCAAAAAGAGCAGCTTGA